One Streptomyces mobaraensis NBRC 13819 = DSM 40847 DNA segment encodes these proteins:
- a CDS encoding helix-turn-helix domain-containing protein encodes MEPEPDVWAHPRLRAAAAVEDWAALLKGWRVLTRASQSELGARVGLSQPDVSAIENRRRAVTSAEVRRRIVQGLGVPPELLGGGVRAEVPLPSLVLPEVVAEPAAERLRRVGDGRMRLDAACLEAMEGLLASHRRAEDTLGSRVVAGVVAAQFERVAGLYDQARGPLADRLVKLLAEYAQFLAWMAQDQDDTPVALGWFDRSYDWALEAGHGDLAATTMSMKAHLAWSKGRGRACVRLAEAAAGTAGASRATRAMALQMAGRGCALDGDAEGAYRNLDAAHRVIREARDAPPWLYFYGESWFSAQRGMADLHLKSWASAIDHLVAGLAGFAPAFRRDRAWYGACLAHAYAGAGEADAALEAATAVVRDAAEVGRPHAWGELHAVAALLLRRGAPEGRVLVDVLAGLD; translated from the coding sequence ATGGAGCCGGAGCCGGACGTCTGGGCGCATCCGCGGTTACGGGCCGCCGCCGCGGTCGAGGACTGGGCGGCGCTGCTGAAGGGCTGGCGGGTGCTGACGCGGGCCAGTCAGAGCGAACTCGGGGCCAGGGTGGGGCTTTCGCAGCCTGATGTCTCCGCGATCGAGAACCGGCGGCGTGCGGTGACCTCGGCCGAGGTGCGGCGGCGGATCGTCCAGGGGCTGGGCGTCCCGCCCGAGTTGCTCGGTGGGGGTGTGCGGGCCGAGGTGCCGTTGCCGTCGCTCGTGCTGCCCGAGGTGGTCGCGGAGCCCGCGGCGGAGCGGCTGCGACGGGTCGGGGACGGGCGGATGCGCCTGGACGCGGCCTGCCTTGAGGCTATGGAAGGACTGCTCGCCTCCCACCGCCGGGCCGAGGACACGCTCGGTTCCCGGGTCGTGGCCGGGGTCGTGGCCGCGCAGTTCGAGCGGGTGGCCGGGCTCTACGACCAGGCGCGGGGGCCGCTCGCCGACCGGCTGGTGAAGTTGCTGGCGGAGTACGCCCAGTTCCTCGCGTGGATGGCGCAGGACCAGGACGACACCCCGGTGGCTCTGGGGTGGTTCGACCGGTCGTACGACTGGGCGCTGGAGGCCGGTCACGGTGACCTGGCGGCCACCACCATGAGCATGAAGGCCCACCTCGCCTGGTCCAAGGGGCGGGGGCGGGCGTGCGTCAGGCTCGCGGAAGCGGCGGCGGGTACGGCCGGGGCGAGCCGGGCGACGCGGGCCATGGCGCTGCAGATGGCCGGACGAGGGTGCGCGCTCGACGGTGACGCCGAAGGCGCGTACCGCAATCTGGACGCAGCGCACCGGGTCATCCGGGAGGCACGCGACGCCCCGCCCTGGCTGTACTTCTACGGCGAGTCCTGGTTCTCGGCGCAGCGGGGCATGGCGGACCTGCACCTGAAATCCTGGGCGAGCGCCATCGACCACTTGGTGGCGGGGCTCGCCGGTTTCGCCCCGGCCTTCCGGCGCGACCGGGCCTGGTACGGGGCGTGCCTCGCCCACGCCTACGCCGGTGCGGGCGAAGCCGACGCGGCGCTGGAGGCGGCGACGGCCGTCGTCCGGGACGCCGCGGAGGTCGGGCGTCCGCACGCGTGGGGGGAGTTGCACGCGGTGGCGGCGCTGCTGCTGCGGCGCGGGGCTCCCGAGGGGCGGGTGCTGGTGGATGTTCTGGCGGGGCTGGACTGA
- a CDS encoding NAD(P)/FAD-dependent oxidoreductase, translating into MSTTERPRILVVGGGYVGLYAARRILKKMRYGEATVTVVDPRSYMTYQPFLPEAAAGSISPRHVVVPLRRVLPKAEVLTGRVTTIDQDRKVATIAPLVGEAYELPFDYLVIAMGAVSRTFPIPGLAENGIGMKGIEESIGLRNHVLEQLDKADSTTDEEIRRKALTFVFVGGGFAGAETIGEVEDMARDAAKHYRNVKREDMRFILVDAADKILPEVGPKLGQYGKEHLESRGVEIHLSTSMDSCVDGHVVLKNGLEVDANTIVWTAGVKPNPALARFGLPLGPRGHVDTQATLQVTGTDYIWAAGDNAQVPDLVGRKAGNENAWCPPNAQHALRQAKVLGDNVVSGMRGFPQKEYSHANKGAVAGLGLHKGVAMIVMGKMKIKLKGRLAWYMHRGYHGLAMPTWNRKIRIFADWTLGMFLKREVVSLGAMENPREEFYEAAKPAPQPADAVPNQKAKAG; encoded by the coding sequence ATGAGCACCACGGAGCGTCCACGGATCCTCGTAGTAGGCGGTGGGTACGTCGGCCTGTATGCGGCGCGCCGCATCCTGAAGAAGATGCGGTACGGCGAGGCGACCGTCACGGTCGTCGACCCGCGCTCGTACATGACGTACCAGCCCTTCCTCCCCGAAGCAGCGGCCGGCAGCATCTCGCCGCGTCACGTCGTGGTGCCGCTGCGACGTGTGCTCCCCAAGGCGGAGGTCCTCACCGGCCGCGTCACCACCATCGACCAGGACCGCAAGGTCGCCACGATCGCCCCGCTGGTGGGCGAGGCGTACGAGCTGCCCTTCGACTACCTGGTCATCGCGATGGGCGCGGTCTCCCGTACCTTCCCGATCCCCGGCCTCGCCGAGAACGGCATCGGCATGAAGGGCATCGAGGAGTCCATCGGCCTGCGCAACCACGTCCTGGAGCAGCTGGACAAGGCCGACTCGACCACCGACGAGGAGATCCGCCGCAAGGCGCTCACCTTCGTCTTCGTCGGCGGCGGCTTCGCCGGCGCCGAGACGATCGGCGAGGTCGAGGACATGGCCCGCGACGCGGCCAAGCACTACCGGAACGTGAAGCGCGAGGACATGCGCTTCATCCTGGTCGACGCCGCCGACAAGATCCTCCCCGAGGTCGGCCCCAAGCTCGGCCAGTACGGCAAGGAGCACCTGGAGAGCCGCGGGGTGGAGATCCACCTCTCGACGTCCATGGACTCCTGCGTCGACGGCCACGTGGTGCTCAAGAACGGCCTCGAGGTCGACGCCAACACCATCGTGTGGACCGCGGGCGTCAAGCCCAACCCGGCGCTGGCCCGCTTCGGCCTGCCGCTGGGCCCGCGCGGCCACGTGGACACCCAGGCGACCCTCCAGGTCACCGGCACCGACTACATCTGGGCCGCGGGCGACAACGCCCAGGTCCCGGACCTCGTCGGCCGCAAGGCGGGCAACGAGAACGCCTGGTGCCCGCCGAACGCCCAGCACGCGCTGCGCCAGGCCAAGGTCCTCGGCGACAACGTGGTCTCCGGCATGCGGGGCTTCCCGCAGAAGGAGTACAGCCACGCCAACAAGGGTGCGGTCGCCGGTCTCGGCCTGCACAAGGGCGTCGCGATGATCGTCATGGGCAAGATGAAGATCAAGCTCAAGGGCCGTCTCGCCTGGTACATGCACCGCGGCTACCACGGTCTGGCCATGCCGACCTGGAACCGGAAGATCCGCATCTTCGCCGACTGGACGCTGGGCATGTTCCTCAAGCGCGAGGTCGTCTCGCTCGGCGCCATGGAGAACCCCCGCGAGGAGTTCTACGAGGCCGCCAAGCCCGCTCCGCAGCCGGCCGACGCGGTTCCGAACCAGAAGGCCAAGGCCGGCTGA